A region from the Solibacillus sp. FSL H8-0523 genome encodes:
- a CDS encoding Gfo/Idh/MocA family oxidoreductase, whose product MTKVRWGILSTADIAQTQVIPAIQRANNAEVVAIASRGAKVHAVAQALKIPRAYESYDELLLDTEIDAIYIPLPNDMHKKWSIKAAAAGKHVLCEKPVVLAEQDLEDILAAFKRNDKVFMEAFMYQFHPQHARVKKILASGEIGQVKLYKSSHSFFFENREGNIRMDAEKGGGAIWDVGCYSLHAMQHILDEEVVAMTFKAQYDEQSGIDVTACGIVELTNDVMAVIDCSFNMVGRNNYEVVGTKGTVKVKNAFRPDAFSGDAQIIVTTGVTERTEYIQGDIYKFEIEYFSNKVLNGSSLDDQHAASRKTTKLLLQAYASLKDV is encoded by the coding sequence ATGACAAAGGTAAGATGGGGTATTTTGAGTACAGCAGATATTGCACAAACACAAGTAATTCCTGCTATTCAACGTGCGAATAATGCGGAAGTTGTAGCTATTGCAAGCCGTGGAGCTAAAGTACATGCGGTTGCACAAGCGCTAAAAATTCCACGAGCATATGAAAGTTATGACGAGCTTTTATTAGACACGGAGATTGATGCGATTTATATCCCACTACCAAACGATATGCATAAGAAATGGTCGATAAAAGCCGCCGCTGCGGGGAAGCACGTATTATGCGAAAAACCAGTAGTATTAGCTGAACAGGATTTAGAGGATATTTTAGCGGCCTTTAAAAGAAACGACAAAGTCTTTATGGAAGCGTTTATGTATCAATTTCATCCCCAGCATGCTCGAGTGAAAAAAATACTGGCAAGCGGTGAGATTGGGCAGGTGAAATTATATAAATCGAGCCATTCCTTCTTCTTTGAAAACCGAGAAGGCAATATTCGTATGGATGCCGAGAAAGGTGGCGGCGCTATTTGGGATGTTGGATGTTATTCGCTACATGCGATGCAGCATATTCTTGATGAGGAAGTAGTGGCGATGACCTTCAAGGCACAGTACGACGAGCAATCAGGTATCGATGTGACGGCTTGTGGTATTGTTGAGCTAACGAACGATGTAATGGCGGTTATTGACTGCAGCTTTAATATGGTAGGGCGCAATAACTATGAAGTCGTCGGTACTAAGGGAACAGTTAAGGTGAAGAATGCCTTCAGACCAGATGCCTTTAGTGGTGACGCACAAATTATTGTGACAACGGGAGTGACAGAGCGAACAGAATATATTCAAGGCGATATTTACAAATTTGAAATAGAATATTTCTCGAATAAAGTACTAAATGGCTCTTCATTAGACGACCAACACGCAGCATCACGCAAAACGACAAAATTATTATTACAGGCATATGCAAGCTTGAAGGATGTATAA
- a CDS encoding aldose epimerase family protein produces MERKITQHLFGQAHGQNVIQTVMQNGRGMRFASCTYGATITEIAVPNQAGLIENVVCSFERVEDYLFQPQFFGSTIGPFAGRLENSELVINGQSLHVTPNEGKHLLHGGNAGFHTKIWHVETFEEKDRLTTKYSLTYDEEFPGDLQIEVCFSLLETNEVVVTYSGVNSEDTLLNCTNHSYFNLSGNLKETIHNHTLKMNARRYIPINKHGLPLGKPLEVEDTVFDFTQVKPLSAVIGATDKQVCLASGGLDHTFLLDEGIITLTDSNSGRQLIVVTQEPAVVVYTGNKIGSGYSFKEANSKNFLGICLEEQNVPNSIKYPQYPSAFLAKDTPYSKTTTYKFEVI; encoded by the coding sequence ATGGAAAGAAAAATTACGCAACATCTATTCGGTCAGGCACATGGACAGAACGTTATACAAACAGTCATGCAAAACGGAAGGGGTATGCGTTTTGCTAGCTGTACATACGGTGCCACGATTACAGAAATAGCCGTGCCAAATCAGGCTGGTTTAATCGAAAATGTTGTATGTAGCTTTGAGCGCGTGGAGGATTACTTATTTCAACCACAATTTTTCGGCTCAACGATTGGCCCATTCGCAGGGCGTCTGGAAAATAGTGAATTGGTTATCAATGGGCAATCTCTTCATGTAACACCAAATGAAGGGAAGCATCTGTTACATGGAGGTAATGCTGGTTTTCATACGAAAATTTGGCACGTTGAAACGTTTGAGGAAAAGGACCGTTTAACGACAAAATACTCATTGACGTATGATGAGGAATTTCCTGGGGATCTACAAATAGAGGTATGTTTCTCGTTGTTGGAAACAAATGAAGTCGTTGTGACATACAGTGGAGTAAACAGTGAAGACACGCTGCTAAATTGCACGAATCATAGTTATTTTAATTTATCAGGAAATTTGAAGGAAACCATTCATAATCATACATTGAAAATGAATGCTCGGCGATATATTCCTATTAATAAGCATGGGTTACCACTTGGCAAGCCACTCGAGGTTGAGGATACGGTATTTGATTTTACACAAGTCAAGCCATTATCGGCAGTAATTGGCGCTACGGATAAACAGGTATGCCTTGCAAGTGGTGGCTTAGACCACACATTTTTACTCGATGAAGGCATCATTACATTGACCGATTCCAATAGTGGGCGTCAGCTAATCGTTGTAACACAGGAGCCTGCTGTCGTCGTTTATACAGGTAACAAAATTGGTTCAGGTTATTCCTTTAAAGAAGCTAACTCAAAAAACTTTCTAGGAATTTGCTTAGAGGAACAAAATGTACCGAATAGTATTAAATATCCGCAATATCCAAGTGCATTTTTAGCAAAAGATACACCGTATTCAAAAACAACAACATACAAATTTGAAGTTATATAG